The Pseudalkalibacillus hwajinpoensis DNA window TTTCCACGCAGCCTGTTAACATCAGGGCAAAAATTAAAACAGCGTACCACCTTTTCATGATTGCTTCCTCACTTTGCTCTTAATGTATTGAATCAAAAAAAGCAATGGAACATAAACGTATACCGTGTAAAAACCCACCTTATTTGTATACTGGTTAAGCAAATCGATCGTCTCACGTTTTGAAAAGAGACTGCTACCAATTAATATCATGATCAAGAGGGGGATCGTAACGGTTCGCTGCCTCACATTTGTTAACCTTCGTAATCCTCTTCCAGCGGCCCATATTGTAATACATAAATTAGGAAGTATGACGAGTGCCCATGAAGCTATCCCTATGTATTCAAATCTTTCCACAAATGGCATTTCAGTTATTTTCCATGTCGTTAACGTAGCCCATATTGTTTTTTGAAGTTGATTCGCACTAAAAAATACAATGGTAGTAATCATGATACTTGTATAGAGAAAGATTGTTAACAGATGGCCACCTTGTGCCCAGCGATGAGATTTTTCAGGATTCTTGATGAAAGGATAATACATTAAAATAGTTGTAAATCCTAAATATGAAAGAGATGCTCCTTTAGCTCCTTCATAGAGTTCCTTGATTGAATGATCAAAGAATGGAAGAAGATCTCTAAAATGCCCATGGTACAAAGGAAACAGCATGGTAAGTACCAGATAGAATGGCAGTACAACACCAAAGAAGGCGATTCCAGTGACGGTTCTAAACCCTCCCGTCAGGCAATAATAGACCAACAATAAGAGTACAGAACCAAAGATCCATTTATTTAAATCAGGGAACATCCATACTTGCACAACCTCAATATAGGTTCGCATAACCGTTATGCTCATCGCAGTAAAATAACCTATAAAAGCCAGACTTAATAATCCACCTATCCATTTACCAAATGTTTTTTCATGAACAGCAATGATATCCCCATTCTCTTTTGTAAGAATTTTATATATGAGAAAAATAATAAAACAGAGACTTAGACCCGCCAATAGAACAGTAATCCAGGCATCATTTTCAGCATATTTCGCGCTAATGCGTTGAAATCCCATGACCCCTACACCTACTTGAGTCGAATGAACAAGGTAGAAAACAAGAAATGGAGAAACTTTAAATTCATCTTTTACTTCTGAGCCATGCATTGTAAAGTCTCTCCTTTCTTTTTCTATTCGTAGAAATCATTTTTCTTCCTCTGTTTCTTTGGCTTAAAACGAACAGGATCATTCGTTTGCAAATGGATTGGTCTCCTGTTCTGATAAGAGAGAGGAAGTCTGATTAAGGCATCTTTAAAATCTTTAATTCGAAACGGATACATCGGTTCAAGAAAAGGACGCCCCAGTGAGGTTAAACGTAGCAAATGAACAAGCATGAAACAAAAACAAATCACTACCCCTAACATTCCCCAGAGATGAGCAAACAGCAGGAAAGGGAAACGAATCAGCCGGATGGTATTACTCATTCGATACACAGGTGTAGTGAATGAAGCAAGCGCTGCCAATGCCACTATGATTAGTAATACATTACTCGTTAATCCCGCTTCAACAGAGGCTGTTCCAATTACGATACCTCCTACGATACCAATTGTCTGTCCAACCTTAGTAGGCAAACGCGCCCCGGCCTCTCTTAACAATTCAATTGATAACTCAAGAAAGATAGCTTCAAGAATAGGTGGAAGAGGAATTTGCTGACGGGAACTTACGAGTGTACTAAGTAAGTCCTTCGGGATGAGCTCGTAGTGGTACGTTAGTGTCGCCACATATATTGGTGTAACCAGGATGGAAAAGAGAACAGAAAACAATCGAATGAGCCTCGATGCTGAAGCGATAATCCAATTCACAAAATAATCTTCAAATGCTGAGAAAAACTCTACCAATGTAGTAGGGCCTATGAATGCCTGAGGAGACCCATCAGACATGACAACAACTTTGCCTTCACAGAGAACTGAAACTGCTCGATCCGGCCTTTCCGTATCAACAAGTTGCGGGAACGGTGAGTTTTGATTATCTGTAATGAACTGCATAATAACTGAATTATCGATCACCTGGTCAACGTCAATACTTTCAATTCGCTGTTTAACTGTGTTCAGATTTTCTTGATTCGTAATCCCATCTAAATAGAAAATCATTACTTTCGTATTGGTTAATTTCCCAACTTTCAGTTCAATCGCTTTTAACTCATGGACCGGTAGTCGCTTTCTAATAAGGTGAGCATTTGTGTCAAGCGATTCAACGAAAGCTTCTTTCGACCCTAGCACCGTAAATTCAACTTCTGGTGAAGAAACTGGTCTTGCTTTCTTAACCTGACATGGAATTAACGCACAATCATTGGCATTCTTATTTATACGCAACATGACGTATCCCGTCATTACTTTTTCACATATATCTTTCAGTTCACTCGTAATAATGACACCTGGAATGGGGACTCTTTCTTTAACATCACTGATGTCAGATAAAGGTTTTCTTACAAGGTACGGCAAAATATGATCATTGAGTTCGGTTTCGTGTACAAGAGTTTTAAAATAATAAAGGAAAAATGGATTTCCTTTTTGTTCATTTTCAAAATGCAGAAAATCACCAGAATCCTTTAAGCTCTTAATTAGATCAGGAAGATTTTTTAATTTATCAGGATTTTGGCGCTTTCGTAACCACTCCAACATCTCCATTCACCACACAATCTTTTATCCTTGTCGTAGTGTTTGCTCGTTTAAAGATTTTATCCGCACCATTCTCCACAAAAAAACACGCCGTTATGGCGCGTTTCTCTTATTGGCCCTGAGCCAATGAATATGCAATTTTTCCATCAAAACGATAGAGATTTTCGATTTTAATCCAATCAAGCTCTTCCGCTTCGATCCGTGATAATAACTCACGGATGAGAGACTGCGTCACTTTCACACCATTTGCTGGCTGGAATCTGCAACGCCAGTGATCAGATAAGAAAGTTTCCGAGAATCCATTAGGATAAACTTTTACACCGCGGTTGGTCATCATGACAAACTCATGATCATTCCCTGCAGCACGCTTGAGCTTATCAGCAATTTCATTAATCGTTAATGTATTGTTGAATAGAAAAACATCTGTCCCATCAAGTTCACGTTCCGGAACATAATTTGAACGCGGATTCTCTTCTGATTTCTCGACAGCTTCTTTACTGTATTCGACAGGTTCTAGGATGGATGGAGACTGCCCAAGACGTTCAACAACAGCTTGGGCGAATTCCTTCGTTCCGACAGCATCTTTACCTTTTGCCATGTCTCCTGTTAATACACCATCTTCAATCGTTTTTAACCAGGCATTATGAATTTTCTCAGCAGCTTCTGGCTGGCCAATATGAACAAGCATCATAATTGCACCGTGTAGAAGTCCGGATGGGTTTGCAATCCCTTTCCCTGCAATATCAGGGGCACTCCCATGAATTGCTTCAAACATAGCAATTTGATCACCAATATTAGCGGAACCAGCTAGGCCAACACTACCTGCAATCTGAGCAGCGATATCAGATGCAATATCACCGTACAGATTTAACGTTACAATCACATCAAATTCTTCTGGTGAATCAGCAATTCGCGCCATTCCGATATCCACTATGTAACTGTTCGATTCAATATCAGGATATTCAGCAGCTATTTCTTTAAATACCTGATGAAAAAGACCATCACTCAATTTCATGATGTTATCTTTCACAAGACAGCTCACTTTCTTACGATTGTTTTGACGCGCATATTCAAAAGCATGACGAATAATACGTTCGGATCCAGGGCGAGAAATAAGTTTTAAACTCTGCACCACGTCTGGCGTTTGCTGATGCTCAATTCCTGAGTATAGATCTTCTTCATTTTCCCGTACAATAACAAGATCCATGTCAGGGTGCTTGTTTTCAATAACAGGATGATAAGAGACACACGGGCGAACGTTTGCATATAAACCCATTGCTGTGCGAATGGTTACGTTCAAGCTTTTGTATCCACCACCCTGTGGGGTTGTAATTGGCGCTTTAAGAAGTACCTTCGTTCGGCGCAGTGATTCCCATGCATCCTGAGGGATACCCGTTGAATTTCCTGTCAGGTAAACCTTCTCCCCAACGTCAATAAATTCAGGCTCAATTTCTGCCCCTGCTTGCTCTAAAATATGCAATGTAGCTTCCATGATTTCAGGACCAATTCCGTCTCCGGTCGCTACTGTGATTGGACGTTTTTCTGTCATAATCTTCTCTCCTTCTGCCTGGTCTATAAAACCGCATCGAAAAAGTCGGTAAGCTCCATACAATCTTATACCGGTTTTCACCGATAAGATTGGGATAAAAAACCAACATTTTGTGATCGCTTTCCAAGGTTATTATAGAAATCTTGTTCTTTTTTGTCAATTTTACAAAGTTATTGTATGGAGCTCATTTACACTACAAAACCAGTCCTCTACTATAAGGACTGGTTAGTGATTACTGTAGTGCCTTCACATCATCCACAATTTCTTCAAAAGGAACATTCGAAACGCCAGAATATTTCTTTACGACGATCCCTTCTTTATTTACAAGGTAGAAAGAAGTTCCATGTGTAAACTGATCAGAATTTGGGTCAGGTAAGGCTAGCGTTTGAAAGCTATTCTTCGCGAATTCTTGAATTTCATCACCATCATAACCAGTTAAAAAGTGCCAGTTGGATAAATCCGCATCGAACTTTTCAGAAAAGGAAACTAGTTTTTCTGGTGTGTCACGCTCAGGGTCAACGGAAAAAGAAACCAGTTCAACCTCGACATCAGCGTCTTTTAACTTTTCCTGAAGCTGTGCCATGTTTGCAGTCATTGGTGGACAAACGGTTTCACAATTTGTGAAGATAAAATCAGCGATCCAAACTTTTCCTTCCAGATCATTTAGTCCGAATTCACTGTTTGTATGTTCCGTATAGGTAAAATCTTGAACTTGCCAATCGAGATCGTCCGGTACATCCTTTCCACATGCAGCTAATATAACAAGTATGGTCATTATACTTGTAAGGAGAAGCAACTTTTTCTTCATTACCCGTGACCTCCAGTAATCTAAAATATCATATCCTTCCTTTACCTTATCTCAAACTAAAGGAAGTTACCATATGGTTTGGCAAATGTATTTAAGGATTTAATGAACAAAAAAAGAGAAGACCTAGAAACAGGTCTCTTCTACTTTGTCTAACAATAGCTTCAACGTGGTTACTCCTTCTTCTAATTGAAGAAAATAGTACCTCGTTGTTCCTTTTTGTTCAACAGAAACAAGTCCAACTTCACGCAAAATTTTTAAATGGTGAGAGATCGCCGGGCGAGATAAGGTTGATTGTTCTGTAATCTCATTCACACTTAGACTATCGTGATTACTAAGCAACATAATAATATCTTGCCTGTACGGATCGCCAAGCGCCTGAAAGATGGGCGTACTCTTGCGAAAGAGTTGAATCGCTTCCTGATGTTCACTTGCCTGATTCATAACAGAAAGCTCCTATTCGTTTAAAAGTTTAAACGTATAACCTGATTTCATATTATAAAATTTTTATTCACCTGTCAATCTAAAGCCAAGTTCCTTAAGAACCGTCTTATGATTTGGATTGATGTTATTCGGGAGTTCATTTAAAGGAAAAAACCTCACTTCGGATACTTCTTTTATATCCAACGCGAAGTTCTGACTGGCGCACTTCGCTGAGAATACCGCAATCACACTATACACCTGATCACCATTTGGATATTGATAATAAAGTTCTTCCCCAGAAAAAATCGATATAAAGGTCAGCCCTGTTATGGAAATTCCTAATTCTTCAAATGATTCTCGCTGCGCCGTTTTTTCAAAGGTTTCACCAGGCTCCATAAAGCCTCCTGTTAATCCCCAGAGCTTATTATCCGTCCGCTTTTGGAGGAGAAGTTGCTCATCGTTCTCGTCCCTAATGAGAATAGCGACACCAGGTAAAATCAATGGGCGACTTCCAACTAACGATCGGATTTCTTTAATGTAATCCATATGTCCTCCTTATTACTCAGGATCGTGAACCATTTGCTTGTCCATGCAGCAGTCTTCATTTTGATAGTCCACCTGAATTGTTAAATGCTCAAGGTTTAGCTCATCTACAAATTCCTGGATGTGGCCTTTAAGCACAACAATTTCTTCACGAGTGGTAGAGTCCTTTACTATAATATGAGTACTAAGCGCATTCTGCTCACCATCAAGCGACCAGAGGTGGGTATGGTGAGTTGAAATAACACCGGGAAGATTAGAGATCTTATTTTTCACCGTATTAAAATCAATTCCTTCTGGGACAGCCTCAAGAAAAATCATCAGTGTTTTTTTGAGGTTTTTAATAACGTTAAATAATACATAAAACGTAATCATTATCGATAGAATGGGATCTAAAATGGGTAAATCTTTAAATAGGAGAACAATACTTACAATGAGTACAGCCACCCAGCCAAGAACATCTTCGAGTAAGTGCCAGGTCACAACCTTTTCGTTCATTGAATTTCCTCGCTGCAGCCTGAGGACCGCCATCCCGTTTACGGCTATTCCTAGAATTGCAAGAATTAACATGCCAGTAGCTTCAATCGGTTGCGGATCAAGAAGCCTTGGGACGGCTTGAGTCAAGATGAAAAGTGATCCACCGATAAGGATAATGCTGTTTATGAGCGCACCGAGTAAAGAAAAGCGTTTATAGCCGAAGCTAAACGTCTGGTCTTCCCCTTTTTTGTCAGCTTTTTTCTGTAAATACCACGAGATCCCAAGTGACAATGAATCACCAAGATCATGTAACGCGTCTGATAAAATAGCCATACTATTTGTTAAAAGTCCACCTATGATTTCAATAATCGTGAACCCAAAATTCAAAAAGAAGGCCGCCCGTATATTTTTTACCGAATGGTTGTGATGGTGATCATGCCCCATCTAATCCCTCCATTACCTCCATTACTTATAACTCTTAAGCGCTATCGCTAGAATGAGCCGCTTACCATCAAAGCCTATTCGATTATTCGAACAGGCTATTTAAGCATTACTAAACGCCCAAACCCAATAAACAACTCCCCATACTGCGCTCAGCGCTATTAAAATGATAAGTAGTCGGATGTTTTTATTTCTCATTTTCATGAATCTCCTTTTGCTCCGCCTGTTCAACCCTTTTCTCTTTTTGTTTCAGCATGTACAAAAAGAATCCAAATAACCCAAACACCACGAAAAAAATACCAGTGGACATATAAACCAATATTGAACTCATACCCAAAGCCTCTTCACCTCTTCTTTAAAATTGCAATTAACCGTTATACGATAAATAAATAGATAGCACACCGATCACAATCATCGTAAAAAAAGGTAGAATAAATGCCAGAAAAATAACAGCGGATTCCGTTTTATGCTGTTTAATCTTAGTTAACATCAAGTAGACTCCTCTCTTTCCTGAATACACTCCCTTAGTATAACGGGCTATCCTTTTGATCTGTAAAGTCTTTCTTGAACGTTTCCTTACGATTTTACACTACTAATCATGACAGGCGTGGTGAATGGCCTGACCAAGTAAGGCCATAACGTGTTGATCATCAGGTGAATAATAAATACTCGTTCCTGCTCTTCTAAATTTAACAAGCCTTAAGTTTTTTAGAAATCTGAGCTGATGAGAGACGGTAGATTGAGATAGGTGCAGGGAATCTGCAATTTCACTCACAGCACATTCCCGATCAGCAAGTAAGTTTAATATCCGAATGCGTGTAGGGTCACCGAGGGCTTTAAACGTCTGGGATACAATGAACAACGTTTCATCATCCAGTTCTATACTATCGGTCTTATTATCCCGCTCGCTATCCAATTTCTTTCTCCTCCATTTCACTATATGAACACTTATTCATATAACATACTGCTGTCATTGTATGAAAAGAAAACCACCATTGTCAACTCCCTAACTGTCACGATTCATTCACACATTCTTTAGGACCCTCCTTGAGTTCTTTCCAAATCCTTTTTACAATAAATACAAGGAATCGTAACAGCTTTCAAAGACAGAAGATAGGACGTCAGAGCTTGATGTGGTATGATGAAAACGTTGATCATTTACTCACGCGTATTAAGATATATGGAGGTGTTCCTGATGTGGGAACAATTATCGAGCACATTTTCATTTAGTGCTCTCTGGAGTCCTGGAATTATGGTAGCAGCAATTGTCGTTGCCGGATTTTATTTATTACTAACAGGCCCCTGGAAAGACAGCTTTAAAGATTCAGCACCCTTCCCAACCTACAAGAAAATGTTTTTCTTGATAGGGGTTTTCCTTTTTTACCTTGGTCTTGGCGGTCCTTTATCTCTAATGGGACATTTATTGCTAAGTATACACATGTCCGAGATGGCACTCGTCTATCTCGTTGCTCCACCATTAATGCTTGTTGGGACACCAGCATGGTTATTACGTCCTCTTCTAAACATTAAGTTTATTGAAAGAATTGTTAAATTCTTTACTTTTCCCATTATTTCACTTTTATTGTTTAATGGATTGTTCTCGTTCTATCATATTCCAGAAATTTTTGATTACTTAATGGTGCATTACACTGCACAAAATTTCTACAAAGCCGCATTAATTTTTTCAGCATTTGCGATGTGGTGGCCACTTGTCACCCCTGTTCCAGAGTACGACACGTTATCCGGAGTAAA harbors:
- a CDS encoding SCO family protein, with the translated sequence MKKKLLLLTSIMTILVILAACGKDVPDDLDWQVQDFTYTEHTNSEFGLNDLEGKVWIADFIFTNCETVCPPMTANMAQLQEKLKDADVEVELVSFSVDPERDTPEKLVSFSEKFDADLSNWHFLTGYDGDEIQEFAKNSFQTLALPDPNSDQFTHGTSFYLVNKEGIVVKKYSGVSNVPFEEIVDDVKALQ
- a CDS encoding cation diffusion facilitator family transporter, which codes for MGHDHHHNHSVKNIRAAFFLNFGFTIIEIIGGLLTNSMAILSDALHDLGDSLSLGISWYLQKKADKKGEDQTFSFGYKRFSLLGALINSIILIGGSLFILTQAVPRLLDPQPIEATGMLILAILGIAVNGMAVLRLQRGNSMNEKVVTWHLLEDVLGWVAVLIVSIVLLFKDLPILDPILSIMITFYVLFNVIKNLKKTLMIFLEAVPEGIDFNTVKNKISNLPGVISTHHTHLWSLDGEQNALSTHIIVKDSTTREEIVVLKGHIQEFVDELNLEHLTIQVDYQNEDCCMDKQMVHDPE
- a CDS encoding NADP-dependent isocitrate dehydrogenase; translated protein: MTEKRPITVATGDGIGPEIMEATLHILEQAGAEIEPEFIDVGEKVYLTGNSTGIPQDAWESLRRTKVLLKAPITTPQGGGYKSLNVTIRTAMGLYANVRPCVSYHPVIENKHPDMDLVIVRENEEDLYSGIEHQQTPDVVQSLKLISRPGSERIIRHAFEYARQNNRKKVSCLVKDNIMKLSDGLFHQVFKEIAAEYPDIESNSYIVDIGMARIADSPEEFDVIVTLNLYGDIASDIAAQIAGSVGLAGSANIGDQIAMFEAIHGSAPDIAGKGIANPSGLLHGAIMMLVHIGQPEAAEKIHNAWLKTIEDGVLTGDMAKGKDAVGTKEFAQAVVERLGQSPSILEPVEYSKEAVEKSEENPRSNYVPERELDGTDVFLFNNTLTINEIADKLKRAAGNDHEFVMMTNRGVKVYPNGFSETFLSDHWRCRFQPANGVKVTQSLIRELLSRIEAEELDWIKIENLYRFDGKIAYSLAQGQ
- a CDS encoding ArsR/SmtB family transcription factor; the encoded protein is MNQASEHQEAIQLFRKSTPIFQALGDPYRQDIIMLLSNHDSLSVNEITEQSTLSRPAISHHLKILREVGLVSVEQKGTTRYYFLQLEEGVTTLKLLLDKVEETCF
- a CDS encoding NUDIX hydrolase yields the protein MDYIKEIRSLVGSRPLILPGVAILIRDENDEQLLLQKRTDNKLWGLTGGFMEPGETFEKTAQRESFEELGISITGLTFISIFSGEELYYQYPNGDQVYSVIAVFSAKCASQNFALDIKEVSEVRFFPLNELPNNINPNHKTVLKELGFRLTGE
- a CDS encoding ArsR/SmtB family transcription factor, with amino-acid sequence MDSERDNKTDSIELDDETLFIVSQTFKALGDPTRIRILNLLADRECAVSEIADSLHLSQSTVSHQLRFLKNLRLVKFRRAGTSIYYSPDDQHVMALLGQAIHHACHD
- a CDS encoding spore germination protein codes for the protein MLEWLRKRQNPDKLKNLPDLIKSLKDSGDFLHFENEQKGNPFFLYYFKTLVHETELNDHILPYLVRKPLSDISDVKERVPIPGVIITSELKDICEKVMTGYVMLRINKNANDCALIPCQVKKARPVSSPEVEFTVLGSKEAFVESLDTNAHLIRKRLPVHELKAIELKVGKLTNTKVMIFYLDGITNQENLNTVKQRIESIDVDQVIDNSVIMQFITDNQNSPFPQLVDTERPDRAVSVLCEGKVVVMSDGSPQAFIGPTTLVEFFSAFEDYFVNWIIASASRLIRLFSVLFSILVTPIYVATLTYHYELIPKDLLSTLVSSRQQIPLPPILEAIFLELSIELLREAGARLPTKVGQTIGIVGGIVIGTASVEAGLTSNVLLIIVALAALASFTTPVYRMSNTIRLIRFPFLLFAHLWGMLGVVICFCFMLVHLLRLTSLGRPFLEPMYPFRIKDFKDALIRLPLSYQNRRPIHLQTNDPVRFKPKKQRKKNDFYE
- the ctaG gene encoding cytochrome c oxidase assembly factor CtaG, translated to MWEQLSSTFSFSALWSPGIMVAAIVVAGFYLLLTGPWKDSFKDSAPFPTYKKMFFLIGVFLFYLGLGGPLSLMGHLLLSIHMSEMALVYLVAPPLMLVGTPAWLLRPLLNIKFIERIVKFFTFPIISLLLFNGLFSFYHIPEIFDYLMVHYTAQNFYKAALIFSAFAMWWPLVTPVPEYDTLSGVKKLGYIFADGVLLTPACALIIFATTPLYATYTDPTVWANAMGYCVASGTVVSPELFEQFKPLGIMEDQQLGGIIMKIIQELSYGSALGYIFFQWARKEREKDAEELQSPEFRISEI
- a CDS encoding GerAB/ArcD/ProY family transporter — protein: MHGSEVKDEFKVSPFLVFYLVHSTQVGVGVMGFQRISAKYAENDAWITVLLAGLSLCFIIFLIYKILTKENGDIIAVHEKTFGKWIGGLLSLAFIGYFTAMSITVMRTYIEVVQVWMFPDLNKWIFGSVLLLLVYYCLTGGFRTVTGIAFFGVVLPFYLVLTMLFPLYHGHFRDLLPFFDHSIKELYEGAKGASLSYLGFTTILMYYPFIKNPEKSHRWAQGGHLLTIFLYTSIMITTIVFFSANQLQKTIWATLTTWKITEMPFVERFEYIGIASWALVILPNLCITIWAAGRGLRRLTNVRQRTVTIPLLIMILIGSSLFSKRETIDLLNQYTNKVGFYTVYVYVPLLFLIQYIKSKVRKQS